A window of the Oryza brachyantha chromosome 5, ObraRS2, whole genome shotgun sequence genome harbors these coding sequences:
- the LOC102716217 gene encoding B2 protein encodes MDNLWHLGDEFRGQSKVVEDRQWSLMTSKLAEINKSKAERTNDLDYARMNTVPDIKQWDKLSYHQDENKMDHLNLGLMNLDLKMNDIRMNEAAMKNPFRSMAYNMNQLYPKGGNGNVNSFKMNVGVNKYSHSPSGKEVNGKNSSGNSNGSNSSGNNSNNSAVDKRFKTLPTSEMLPRNEVLGGYIFVCNNDTMQEDLKRQLFGLPARYRDSVRAITPGLPLFLYNYTTHQLHGVFEAASFGGSNIDPTAWEDKKCKGESRFPAQVRIRIRKLCKPLEEDAFRPVLHHYDGPKFRLELSIAETLSLLDLCEKEGI; translated from the exons ATGGACAACTTGTGGCATCTTGGGGATGAGTTCCGTGGGCAATCCAAGGTAGTGGAGGACCGTCAGTGGTCACTCATGACATCGAAGCTGGCTGAGATCAACAAGTCAAAGGCTGAGAGGACGAATGACCTTGACTACGCTCGGATGAATACTGTCCCTGATATCAAGCAATGGGATAAGTTATCCTACCATCAAGATGAGAACAAGATGGACCACCTCAATCTTGGTCTTATGAATTTAGATCTTAAAATGAACGATATCAGGATGAATGAGGCAGCTATGAAGAATCCTTTCCGCAGCATGGCCTACAACATGAATCAACTGTACCCCAAGGGAGGCAATGGCAATGTTAATTCATTCAAGATGAATGTTGGGGTCAACAAATATTCGCATAGTCCAAGCGGGAAAGAGGTGAATGGCAAAAACAGTAGTGGTAACAGCAATGGGAGTAACAGCAGTGGGAACAACAGCAACAACTCTGCTGTTGACAAACGATTCAAAACATTGCCAACCAGCGAGATGCTACCAAGGAATGAAGTGCTCGGTGGCTATATCTTTGTCTGCAACAATGACACCATGCAGGAGGATCTCAAGAGGCAGCTTTTTG GGTTGCCAGCAAGATATCGTGATTCAGTCCGAGCAATTACTCCTGGTCTGCCTCTTTTCCtctataactacacaacccatCAGCTTCATGGGGTATTTGAG GCTGCTAGTTTTGGAGGATCTAATATTGATCCCACTGCATGGGAAGATAAGAAGTGTAAAGGTGAATCTAGATTCCCAGCGCAG GTGAGGATCCGCATTAGAAAGCTCTGCAAGCCTTTGGAAGAGGATGCTTTCAGGCCAGTGTTGCATCATTACGATGGCCCAAAGTTTCGTCTTGAGCTCTCCATAGCTGAG ACCTTATCACTGCTAGACCTTTGTGAGAAAGAAGGCATCTAA
- the LOC102712637 gene encoding probable serine/threonine-protein kinase PBL7, translating to MGLLSSCGCACCCSWVRGVGCASCCSWIRAVCGGGASTSATREAAAASSSSSSQETAASEAKKKKKRKWVRGVCGKASREAEEPLTLETMKKRKSTATSQELDKNKWGTKKIWRKKKGKSEPSGLASLVKEISLSNSPKHRAAAGEILRIGNHNIPSRIFTFRQLADATNSFGPENLLGEGGFGRVYRGFIPETKEVIAVKQLDKDGLQGNREFLVEVLMLSLLHHPNLVTLLGYSTECDQRILVYEYMPLGSLQDHLLDLTPNSQPLSWHTRMKIAVGAARGIEYLHEIANPPVIYRDLKASNILLDGGFNAKLSDFGLAKLGPVGDKSHVTTRVMGTYGYCAPEYAMSGKLTKMSDIYSFGVVLLELITGRRAIDTTKPTREQILVQWAAPLFRDKKKFVKMADPLLDRKFPLKGLYQALAISSMCLQEEASSRPLISDMVTALTFLADPNYDPPDDVEPLPITAPNLDPENSQNEAGGGDDEEGEDDDDDDDEEEQEQRKGEEKVAGMASVGSEEHADD from the exons ATGGGGTTGCTGAGCTCATGCGGCTGCgcgtgctgctgctcctggGTGCGCGGCGTGGGCTGCGCCAGCTGCTGCTCGTGGATCCGCGCCGtatgcggcggcggggcgtcgacgtcggcgacgcgggaggcggcggcggcgtcgtcgtcgtcgtcgtcccagGAGACGGCAGCGTCGgaggcgaagaagaagaagaagcggaaGTGGGTGCGCGGCGTCTGCGGCAAGGCCTCGCGTGAGGCCGAGGAGCCGCTGACGCTGGAGACgatgaagaagaggaagagcacGGCGACCAGCCAGGAGCTGGACAAGAACAAGTGGGGAACCAAGAAGatttggaggaagaagaagggcaAGAGCGAGCCCAGCGGCCTGGCCAGCCTCGTCAAAGAAATCTCGCTCTcaa ACAGCCCCAAGCACCGGGCAGCGGCAGGGGAGATACTACGGATCGGCAACCACAACATTCCCAGCAGAATATTCACGTTCCGTCAGCTGGCCGACGCCACCAATTCTTTCGGCCCGGAGAATCTGCTGGGCGAAGGTGGCTTCGGGAGAGTCTACAGAGGATTCATCCCAGAGACCAAGGAA GTCATAGCGGTGAAGCAGCTCGACAAGGACGGGTTGCAGGGCAACCGCGAGTTCCTCGTCGAGGTGCTGATGCTTAGCCTTCTCCATCACCCCAACCTCGTCACCTTGCTCGGGTACAGCACCGAGTGCGACCAGAGGATCCTGGTCTACGAGTACATGCCACTCGGCTCGCTGCAAGATCATCTCCTAG ATCTGACGCCGAACTCGCAGCCACTGTCATGGCACACGCGGATGAAGATCGCGGTGGGCGCGGCGAGAGGGATCGAGTACCTGCACGAGATAGCGAACCCGCCGGTGATCTACCGCGACCTCAAGGCGTCCAACATCCTCCTCGACGGCGGCTTCAACGCGAAGCTGTCGGACTTCGGGCTGGCGAAGCTGGGCCCCGTCGGCGACAAGAGCCACGTCACCACCAGGGTGATGGGCACGTACGGCTACTGCGCGCCCGAGTACGCCATGTCCGGGAAGCTCACCAAGATGTCGGACATCTACAGCTtcggcgtcgtcctcctcgagCTCATCACCGGCCGGCGAGCCATCGACACCACCAAGCCGACTCGCGAGCAGATCCTTGTTCAGTGG GCAGCGCCGCTGTTCAGGGACAAGAAGAAGTTCGTGAAGATGGCCGATCCACTCCTGGACAGGAAGTTCCCGCTGAAAGGGCTGTACCAGGCGCTGGCGATCTCGTCGATGTGCTTGCAGGAAGAGGCGAGCAGCCGGCCGCTGATCAGCGACATGGTGACGGCGCTCACGTTTCTAGCCGACCCAAACTACGACCCTCCGGATGACGTCGAGCCTCTGCCGATCACAGCCCCGAATTTAGACCCAGAAAATAGCCAGAACGAAGCcggaggaggcgacgacgaagaaggagaagatgacgacgacgacgacgacgaggaagagCAGGAGCAGAGGAAAGGGGAAGAGAAGGTAGCTGGAATGGCCTCAGTGGGGAGCGAGGAGCATGCAGATGATTAA
- the LOC102715664 gene encoding protein translation factor SUI1 homolog, with translation MSDLDVQLPSAFDPFAEANAEDSGAGPGAKDYVHVRIQQRNGRKSLTTVQGLKKEYSYNKILKDLKKEFCCNGTVVQDPELGQVIQLQGDQRKNVATFLVQAGIAKKDNIKIHGF, from the exons ATGTCTGATCTCGACGTTCAGCTTCCGTCTGCCTTCG ATCCGTTTGCTGAGGCAAATGCTGAGGACTCTGGCGCTGGTCCTGGAGCAAAGGATTATGTGCATGTGCGCATCCAGCAGCGCAACGGCAGAAAGAGTCTAACAACTGTTCAGGGCTTGAAGAAGGAGTACAGTTACAACAAGATCCTCAAGGATCTGAAGAAGGAATTCTGCTGCAATGGTACTGTAGTCCAAGATCCTGAGCTTGGCCAG GTCATTCAACTTCAAGGTGATCAGCGTAAGAATGTTGCCACTTTCCTAGTTCAG GCTGGGATTGCAAAGAAGGACAACATCAAGATCCACGGTTTCTAA
- the LOC102715941 gene encoding uncharacterized protein LOC102715941, translating into MARPGSRARRPARSPEPAATPRQGSRLRTPRRGRRLRVQSPSLASARRAAAAAAPAAAAPPPDTPPLRWPVARGDGAAPCGAGAAASVRKIAAALWRVHPPQAPPPPPTESREPPRRRFEPSPKQSHTPDRCNYYKALLEGRAGSKPLGSGTMHEVGAYSPSPRIEMEVATKWDHRGMNNLKGADGDLCDHYPVSANAEISALKAELLQAHNRIHELEAESWSAKKKLDHLVRSLAEEKASWRSKENDKVRNILEAVKEELNRERKNRQRAEIMNSKLVSELSELKSAAKRYLQDYEKERKARELMEEVCDELAKEIAEDKAEVEALKSESMKMRDEVEEEKKMLQMAEVWREERVQMKLVDAKLTLENKYSQLSKLQSDVEAFLSFHQGNTVNKETLRDGERLREAICSMKFHDIKEFSYKPPPPSEDIFAVFEELRDRDDANEKEIGQCNGGTPKRHATKIHTVSPETDVFLEKPLNKYSNQPCDRNEEDDDSGWETVSHVDEQGSSNSPDGSEPSVNGCCGGNDASVSGTDWDDNYENGRSNSEISEVCSTTAEKYRKKGSSFGRLWRSSNGDSHKKTGSELLNGKLSSGRMSNAVLSPSLKNGEVCTVSPSVGEWSPDLLNPHVVRAMKGCIEWPRGAQKQNPHDLKSKLIEAKLDGRKVQLRQALKQKI; encoded by the exons ATGGCGCGCCCAGgctcccgcgctcgccgcccggCCAGGTCCCCCGAGCctgccgccacgccgcgccagGGCTCCCgcctccggacgccgcgccgtggccgccggctGCGCGTCCAGAGCCCCTCCCtcgcctccgcccgccgcgcggccgcggccgcggcgccggcggcggcggccccgccCCCGGACACCCCGCCGCTGCGGTGGCCCGTGGCCCGCGGGGacggcgccgcgccgtgcggtgccggcgcggccgcgtcGGTGAGGAAGATTGCGGCGGCTCTTTGGCGCGTGCATCCGCcacaggcgccgccgccgccgccgacggagTCCCGGgagccgccgcgccgacggTTCGAG CCTAGCCCAAAGCAGTCACATACACCTGATCGTTGCAATTATTATAAAGCACTTCTTGAAGGTAGGGCAGGAAGCAAGCCTCTTGGCAGCGGCACCATGCATGAG GTGGGAGCTTACTCTCCATCTCCTCGAATTGAAATGGAGGTGGCAACAAAATGGGACCATCGGGGCATGAACAATTTGAAGGGTGCTGATGGCGATTTGTGTGACCATTATCCAGTGTCTGCCAATGCAGAAATCTCTGCACTAAAAGCAGAGCTTTTGCAGGCCCACAACCGGATCCATGAGCTTGAAGCTGAGAGTTGGTCTGCAAAGAAGAAGCTTGATCACTTGGTGAGGAGCCTTGCTGAGGAAAAGGCATCCTGGAGGAGCAAGGAGAATGATAAGGTTCGAAACATCTTAGAGGCTGTTAAAGAGGAACTGAAccgagagaggaagaatcGACAAAGGGCAGAAATCATGAATTCCAAGTTGGTCAGTGAACTATCTGAGCTGAAATCAGCAGCAAAGAGATATTTACAAGATtatgaaaaggaaaggaaggcTAGGGAATTAATGGAAGAGGTGTGTGATGAATTAGCAAAGGAGATTGCGGAAGACAAAGCTGAAGTTGAGGCTTTGAAGAGTGAATCAATGAAGATGAGAGATGAGgtggaggaagaaaagaagatgTTGCAGATGGCAGAGGTTTGGCGTGAAGAGAGGGTACAGATGAAGCTTGTTGATGCAAAGCTGACACTGGAAAACAAGTATTCACAGCTAAGCAAGCTTCAGTCTGACGTTGAGGCTTTTCTCAGTTTCCACCAAGGCAACACTGTAAACAAAGAAACACTAAGAGATGGAGAAAGGCTCAGGGAAGCAATTTGCTCTATGAAGTTTCATGACATCAAGGAGTTCTCTTACAAACCACCACCTCCTTCAGAGGACATTTTTGCTGTGTTTGAGGAACTCAGAGACAGGGATGATGCTAACGAGAAGGAGATTGGACAGTGTAATGGAGGTACCCCCAAGAGGCATGCAACAAAGATCCATACAGTAAGTCCGGAAACAGACGTCTTCTTGGAAAAACCATTGAACAAATATTCAAACCAACCTTGTGATAGAAATGAAGAGGATGATGATAGTGGATGGGAGACTGTCAGCCATGTTGATGAGCAGGGCTCTAGCAATTCACCAGATGGAAGTGAACCATCGGTAAACGGGTGTTGTGGTGGAAATGACGCATCAGTGAGTGGAACGGATTGGGATGACAATTACGAAAACGGCAGGTCAAACAGCGAGATCAGTGAAGTTTGCTCAACAACAGCGGAGAAGTACCGGAAGAAGGGGTCTTCTTTTGGCAGACTCTGGAGATCGTCGAATGGCGACAGCCATAAGAAAACGGGATCCGAGTTACTGAATGGCAAGCTCTCAAGTGGTAGAATGTCAAATGCTGTTCTTTCTCCCAGCTTGAAGAACGGGGAGGTGTGCACAGTTTCTCCCAGCGTTGGAGAGTGGAGTCCAGACCTGCTAAACCCTCATGTGGTTCGCGCCATGAAAGGGTGCATAGAATGGCCCCGAGGTGCGCAGAAGCAGAACCCGCATGACCTCAAGTCCAAACTCATCGAGGCGAAACTCGATGGCCGTAAGGTCCAGCTGCGTCAGGCACTGAAGCAGAAGATATAG
- the LOC102712911 gene encoding 19 kDa globulin-like, translating to MAKVVFLAALLAALVAVSAAQLSESEMRFRDRQCMREVQDSPLDACRQVLDRQLTGRERLQPMFRRPGALGLRMQCCQQLQDVSRECRCAAVRRMVRDYEESMPMPLEQGQIRYYGGEGSSSEPGYYGEGSSSSEQGYYGEGSSSSEQGYYGEQQPQMTRVRLTRAKQYAAQLPSMCRVEPQQCSIFAAGQY from the coding sequence ATGGCGAAGGTCGTCTTCCTCGCGGCGCTCCTCGCGGCCCTGGtggccgtctccgccgcgcaGCTGAGCGAGTCGGAGATGAGGTTCAGGGACAGGCAGTGCATGCGCGAGGTGCAGGACAGCCCGCTCGACGCGTGCCGGCAGGTCCTGGACCGGCAGCTCACCGGCCGGGAGAGGCTCCAGCCGATGTTCCGCCGCCCGGGCGCCCTGGGCCTGAGGATGCAGTGCTGCCAGCAGCTGCAGGACGTCAGCCGCGAGTgccgctgcgccgccgtccgccggatGGTGAGGGACTACGAGGAGAGCATGCCGATGCCCCTGGAGCAAGGGCAGATCAGGTACTACGGCGGCGAGGGGTCGTCGTCGGAGCCGGGGTACTACGGCGaggggtcgtcgtcgtcggagcagGGTTACTACGGCGAgggatcgtcgtcgtcggagcagGGGTACTACGGCGAGCAGCAGCCGCAGATGACCCGCGTGAGGCTGACCAGGGCGAAGCAGTACGCGGCGCAGCTGCCGTCGATGTGCCGGGTGGAGCCCCAGCAGTGCAGCatcttcgccgccggccagtACTAG